Proteins co-encoded in one Lynx canadensis isolate LIC74 chromosome C1, mLynCan4.pri.v2, whole genome shotgun sequence genomic window:
- the SMPDL3B gene encoding acid sphingomyelinase-like phosphodiesterase 3b gives MRLFKLLIFLAHWGVTRAEPGKFWHISDLHLDPDYKVSEDPLQVCPSAGSQPVPNAGPWGDYLCDSPWVLINSSIYAMKEIEPKPDFILWTGDDTPHVPNERLGEAAVLGIVDRLTRLIREVFPGTKVFAALGNHDFHPKNQLPAGSNSIYDQVAELWRPWLSNESIALFKEGAFYAEKLPGLSGAGRVVVLNTNLYYGNNEQTAGMADPARQFQWLEDVLTNASRAKEMVYIIGHVPPGFFEKTRNKAWFREGFNEEYLKVVRKHHHVIAGQFFGHHHTDSFRMFYDDTGAPISVMFLTPGVTPWKTTLPGVVNGANNPGIRVFEYDRATLSLQDMVTYFVNLSQANEKGIPLWELEYRLTEAYGVPDAGSRSMHAALGRIASDPGTLQRYYVYNSVSYDREACDPACSAEHVCAMREVAFDAYAACLRAPGAAPAPRLALLLAALLGLRALLAP, from the exons ATGAGGCTGTTCAAGCTGCTGATTTTCTTGGCCCACTGGGGAGTCACCAGGGCTGAACCAG GGAAGTTCTGGCACATCTCGGACCTGCACCTTGACCCTGACTACAAGGTGTCTGAAGACCCCCTCCAGGTGTGCCCATCAGCTGGCTCCCAGCCGGTGCCCAATGCAGGCCCCTGGGGTGACTACCTCTGCGACTCTCCCTGGGTCCTCATCAACTCCTCCATCTATGCCATGAAGGAGATCGAGCCCAAGCCAGACTTCATCCTCTGGACCGG TGACGACACACCTCATGTGCCCAatgagaggctgggagaggcagcCGTGCTGGGAATTGTGGACCGCCTGACCAGGCTCATCAGAGAGGTCTTTCCAG GTACTAAAGTCTTCGCTGCTTTGGGGAATCATGACTTTCACCCCAAGAACCAGCTCCCAGCAGGGAGCAACAGCATCTATGATCAGGTAGCAGAACTGTGGAGGCCCTGGCTCAGTAACGAATCCATCGCTCTCTTCAAAGAAG GTGCCTTCTATGCCGAGAAGCTGCCTGGACTGAGTGGGGCTGGGCGAGTCGTGGTCCTCAACACCAACCTGTACTACGGCAACAATGAGCAAACAGCGGGCATGGCCGACCCTGCTCGGCAGTTCCAGTGGTTGGAAGACGTGCTGACCAATGCATCCCGAGCTAAGGAAATG GTGTACATTATTGGCCACGTGCCCCCAGGGTTCTTTGAGAAGACTCGGAACAAAGCTTGGTTCCGGGAGGGCTTCAATGAGGAGTACTTGAAGGTGGTCCGGAAGCACCATCATGTCATCGCGGGGCAGTTCTTCGGTCACCACCACACTGACAGCTTCCGGATGTTTTATGATGATACAG GTGCCCCCATCAGCGTCATGTTCCTTACACCGGGGGTCACCCCATGGAAAACCACCTTACCTGGAGTGGTCAACGGGGCCAACAATCCAGGCATCCGGGTATTTGAATACGACCGAGCCACACTGAGCCTGCAG gaCATGGTGACCTACTTCGTGAACCTGAGCCAGGCGAACGAAAAGGGGATCCCGCTCTGGGAGCTTGAGTACCGGTTGACCGAGGCCTACGGGGTGCCCGACGCAGGCTCCCGCTCCATGCACGCGGCGCTGGGCCGCATCGCCAGCGACCCCGGCACGTTGCAGCGCTACTACGTCTACAACTCCGTCAGCTACGACAGGGAGGCCTGCGACCCGGCCTGCAGCGCCGAGCACGTGTGCGCGATGCGCGAGGTGGCCTTCGACGCTTACGCCGCCTGCCTGCGCGCCCCCGGCGCCGCGCCCGCGCCCCGGCTCGCGCTCCTGCTCGCGGCGCTGCTGGGCCTGCGCGCGCTGCTAGCGCCGTGA